The genome window TCCTTGCTGGATGGCCCGTCCCACACGTCCGTCGTCGATGTCAGCGCCCGGGACGCGGTGCTGTCGTGGGCCGACGAGGTGAAGGGACGTTTCGGCCGGGTCAACCAGATCTACAACAACGCCGGCATCGCGTGGAACCGCCACGTGCTGGACAGCAAGTGGGCGGACTACGAACGCGTCCTCGCGGTCAACCTCAACGGGGTCATCCATGGCACCCATGCCTTCCTGCCGCACCTCGTCGCCTCGGGCGATGGCGCTGTCGTCAACGTCTCCAGCATCAACGGCGTCATCAGCCAGCCCGGACTGTCGCAGTACTGCGCAGCGAAGTTCGGCGTCCGCGGGTTCACCGAAGCGCTCCGCACCGAGATGATCCTCACCGGGCAGCCCGTCCACGTCAGCGTCGTGCATCCCGGTGGGGTCGCCACCGCGATCTCGTCGAGTGCAACGCGAATCGCCGAGGAAGCGGGTGAGGAACTCACCGCCGGCCAGCGCGCCCGGGAGCGCATCTACCGGGAGAAACTTCTTCGGATGCCACCCTCGAAGGCGGCCCGCATCATCGTCGATGGCGTCGAGCGGGCGAAACCGCGCATCCGCGTCGGCGGGGACGCGGTCGTGCTCGACCTGATGACGCGCCTGGCACCCGGATTCGCCACCTACCTCACCGTGCCGCTCGAGCGGAAGCTGTTCGGGCCGGCCTCCGGGATCGAGGAGGCAGTCGCAGCCGGGCCCTCGGTCAACGTGTCGCTCCCGGACTGACGGGGTTCGTACCGGGTCCGACCCGCGCAACGCGTGGTTCAGCGGTAATTGGTGAACTGCAGCGCGACATCCAGGTCCGCCGCCTTGAGCAGCCGCTGGACCTCCTGCAGGTCGTCGCGCGACTTGCTGGTCACCCGCAACTCGTCGCCCTCGATGCGCGACTTGACCGATTTCGGGCCTTCGTCGCGGATGATCTTGGAGATCTTCTTGGCGTTCTCCTGGCTGATGCCGTTCTTGAGCGTCGCCTCCAGGCGGTAGTCCTTGCCGGACAACTGCGGCTCGCCGTCGTGCGAGAGTTCCAGCGACTTCAGTGAGACGCCGCGCTTGACCAGCTTGGTCTGGAAGACGTCGAGCACTGCGAGCGTGCGCTCCTCGGAGTTGGCCTTCATGACGATCTTCTCGCCGGACCACTCCAGCACTGCGCCCACGTTGCGGAAGTCGTAGCGGGTGGAGATCTCCTTGGCCGCCTGGTTCAGCGCGTTGCTGACCTCCTGCTTGTCGGTCTTGCTGACGATGTCGAATGACGAGTCGGCCATGATCTCCAGCTCCTTCGGGCGAGTACGGTGCTCGCCCGAGTATGCCGCGCCCTCACGGGTATGCCGCCCGCGGGACGCCGATTGGCCCGCGCCGCCCGATGCTTGTTATCCTCGTCCACGCACCACGCCAGGTTGCCCGAGCGGCCAATGGGAGCGGACTGTAAATCCGTCGCGAAAGCTACCTAGGTTCGAATCCTAGACCTGGCACCACCTGACGAAGGGCCCCGGCGAATCAGCCGGGGCCCTTCGTCGTGCCCCGGACCGGATCGCTGCGGGTTCGGCTGCGTCCGGGGTTCGCAGAGGTTACGTTGGAGGCGCCATGAGCATCGACGAACAACGCGAGGACGCCGGCGGAGGTGTGCCTGCGGAGCCGCTGATCCTGCACCCGGAGCAGGAGGTCACCTTCGGTCAGGTGCGCGCGATCGGTCAGCGGATGCAGCGGTTCATGCTCGAGTACGAGTTCGCGCTGAGCGAGGTCGAGACCAAGATCACCATCCTCAGCGACGAATTCCGGCGGATGCACGACTACAACCCGATCGAGCACGTCTCCAGCCGGGTGAAGACCATCGACAGCCTGGTCGAGAAGCTGGACCGCAGGGGCGTCCCCGCCGAACTCGAGGCGATCCGCGAACAGATCACCGACATCGCCGGGATCCGGGTGACCTGCAGTTTCGTGGGCGACGCCTACATGCTGTTCGACCTGCTCACCCGGCAGGAGGACGTCACGGTCCGGATCGTCAAGGACTACATCGCGCAGCCGAAACCCAACGGCTACAAGAGCCTGCACGCGATCGTCGACATACCCGTGTTCCTGTCCACCGGGAAGGTCCTGGTGCCGGTCGAGATCCAGTTCCGAACGATCGCCATGGACTTCTGGGCGAGCCTGGAGCACAAGATCTACTACAAGTACGACCAGGACGTCCCCGCCGCGCTCCTCGCCGAACTGAAGGACGCCGCCGACGTCGCCGACGCACTCGACACCACGATGGATCGGCTGCACAAGCGGGTCCGTGGCGCCGACTCCGCACCGGGCCGAACGGCCGAGGCTCCGGAACCACGTCGGCCGTCATACGGCGATCAGGGCGATGCCGGCCAGGACGACCACCGCTCCGGCGAACTTGCGCGCCGGTGCCGGCTCGTGGAAGAGCTTCCACGCCAACAACGAGCCCACGACGATGCTCGACTCGCGTGCCGGCGCGACCAGCGCCACCGACGTCGTGGTCATCGCCTGCAGCACTAGGACGTACGCGAGCGGTGACAGCAGCGCGACGCACAGCGTCTCCCGCCAGTGCGCACGCAGCACGTACCGCAGCTCGGCCCGACGGCCGCGCAGCCCGGGCACCATGAGCCCGGCCTGCCAGGCGGTGCCGAGCCAGAAGTAGGGGATCGGCAGCAGCGCGAGGTGGGTCATCGCGTGGTCGTCCCACAGGGTGTATGCCGCAATGGCGAGCCCGGTCGCGGCACCCCACCGGACACCCCGCCAGGCCGGGGCCGCGTGCAGCTGCGGGGCGTCGGCCGACCGGGCCGACGCGACGACGGCGACACCGGCCACGATCACGAAACCACCCGCGACGGCAACGGCTCCGGGCCGATCGGCCAGCACCACAATGGCGAACAGCATGGTGATCAGTGGCCCGGTGCCGCGCGCCACCGGGTAGACCACGCTCAGGTCCGCCTTGCGGTAACCGGTCTGCAGCGTGAGCCCGTACACGATGTGTAGCGCACCCGAGAGCAGGCTCGCCAACAGCAGGGTCCGGGTGAGTCCGTCACCGCTGACGAGCAGCACCGCGATGCCGAGCGGTGACCAGAGGAGCGCCGAGAGCAGCGAGTAGGAGAAGACGAAGGCGTAGCTTCCACCACCGACCCGTTTCGCCGCGATGTTCCACACGGCGTGCAGGACCGCGGCCGTGAGGACGAGGCTCAGTGCGGTGGCAGACATCCCGAAGACGCTATCGAAGCGCCACCGCCCTCACCGCCGCGGGAATGATCGCAGCGTCGTCGGGCTTGAAGGACCACATGGGCGTTCCGGCCGTCACGGAGCCGCGGCCGCTCGCGATGAGCGAGCCGGCCGGGCGGCGGCTGCTCGCGACGACCGTGCTCGGGTCCGGCATGGGCTTCCTCGACGGCACGATCGCCAACGTCGCGCTTCCGCACATTGGCGACGACCTGGGCGCCGACCTGGCCGGGCTGCAGTGGGTGGTCAACGGCTACACGTTGTCGCTGGCATCGCTGATCCTGCTGGGTGGGTCGCTCGGAGACCGCCTCGGCAGAAAGCGGGTGTACGCCTGGGGGGTAGCCGGTTTCGCCGTCGCATCGGTTCTGGTCGCGGTGAGCCCCACGATCGGGATGCTGGTGCTCGCCAGGATCCTGCAGGGCGTCGCCGCTGCCGCACTGACTCCCGGATCGCTCGCGTTGATCCAGTCGTCGTTCCGCCAGGAGGACCGGATGCGCGCCGTCGGCGCGTGGACCGGCACCCTCGGCATCGCCACCGCGGGTGGACCGGTGGTCGGCGGTTGGCTGGTGGGCATCGACTGGCGGCTCGCGTTCTGGATCAACGTGCCGCTGGCGGTGATCGTCCTCGTGCTGTTGCGTTCCGCGCCGGAGAGTCGTGATCCGCACAAGATGGCTGAAATCGACTGGCGGGCAGTCGTGCTCGCGCCGATCGCGCTTGCGGGACTGACGTGGGGGCTGACGGCGTGGCCGGACTCCGGTGCGTCCGCGACGACGGTGCTGTCCCTGGTGGTGGGTGTCGTGGCCGGTATGGCGTTCGTGGTCGCCGAGCTGCGCGAATCGCATCCGATGGTGCCGCCGGCGCTCTTCGCGTCGCGGGACTTCTCGGTCATCAACGTCGTGACGCTCTTCGTCTATGCGGCGTTGTCCGGATCGATGCTCTTCCTGGCGATCTTCCTGCAGGTGAGCGCCGGATGGTCGCCGCTCGAGGCCGGTGCGGCCACCGTCCCGATCTCGGTGTTGATGTTCTTCCTCGCCTCCCGATTCGGTGCGTTGGCAACGAAGTTCGGTCCGAGGTCGCTCATGGTCGGTGGGGCAGCGGTGCTCGCTGCCGGCTTCGCGTCGCTGGCGTTCGCGCCGAACGACGCGTCATACCTGACCCAGATCCTGCCGGGCGTGGTCGTCATCGGCCTCGGCCTGTCGATCCTGGTCGCACCGCTGACCGGCACCGTCCTTGCCGCGGTGCCGGACAGTCAGTCCGGTCTCGCGAGCGGCATCAACAACGCGGTCTCGCGCACCGCGAGCCTCATCGCCGTCGCGGTGCTGCCGCTGCTGACCGGACTGAGCGGTACGGCCTACCAGAACCCGGAAGCCGTCGGGGACGCCTACCGTGCGTCCATGTGGTGGTGCGTCGCACTCGTCCTCGTCGGCGGCGGGCTCACGCTGGTCGGGCTGCGCCGCCGATCGGGCGCACCGACCGGCGCAACCTGACCAGCTGCCTGGTGCGCGACAAGATCTGCGGCCGGGTGATCCGCTCCGCGCGTTCGTCCGCCGGAGGGCGCCGGTTGGCGACATACTCAGCCCATGAGGTGGTACTGGGGGATGCTGCTGGCGATCGCGTTGATCGTGGCGGTGCCGATCGGCGCGCTCTGGTTGTGGGGCCGGCCGCGGGCGCACTTGGCGTTGCCGACGGCGGCAACGCCACCGGCCGAGGTGGTGCGCACCTATGCGCGGGCGATGAACGCACGCGACTTCGGTGCCTGCAAACACATGGGTGTCGGGGACGCCGGTGACCCGGTGGCCGATTGGAGCACCCTGCACGGGCCACAGATCCTCGACCTGAAGATCGACGGCGTCAGCAGGGTCATGTCGGGTCCGAAAGCCGCGAAACGCCAGTACGACCGGGGGCTGAAACGCTGGAACGAGGTCGTCGAGGTCGACACGACGGAGACACTGAAGAACTTCGACGGCACGCCCGACCCCGAGCCGGGCCACGTGTTCTCCTTCGTACTCGTCCGGCACGATGCGTCGCAGCCCTGGCGCATCTACTCCGCCGGCGAGGGCTGAGATCGGGGGACCTCACGTTTCGGCCGCCCGCCACGACTACCAGGTGATGAAGCAACCATTCGAGAATGCGATCGACGCACACGGGCCCACCGTGTTGCGGGTATGTCGTGCCGTCCTCGGCGCGACCGTGGACGCCGATGACGCCTGGTCGGAGACCTTCGTCGCGGCGCTGCGGGCGTGGCCGGAGCTGCCCGAGCACACCAACGTCGAGGCGTGGCTGGTGCGCGTGGCGCATCGCAAGGCGATCGACGTCGTCCGCGCGAACAGACGGCACGCGGTGCCCACCGACGAGCTGCCCGCCACGGCGCCCAGCACGGAAGGGGTGCCGCACGACGGAGACCCCGACCTGTGGTCGGCCGTGGCGGCGCTGCCCGAGCGACAGCGACTCGCGGTGGCTTACCACTACGTGGGTGGCCTGACGCACGGCGACACCGCGGAACTGATCGGTGGTACGGCCGACGCCGTCCGCCGGGCCGCGGCCGACGGCATCAGGGCGCTGCGGAAGACCTACGCATCGAGCGCAACTCAGGAAGGAAAACGATGAACACCCACGACAACCCGGCGCTCGACCTGGCGAGCGCACTGCCGGTGCACACCGACGAACTCGACTTGCTGCGCAGCCGATTGGCCGAGCGAGCAGGTCACGACGGGCTGCTCGACGTCGCCTACCGCACGATCGACACACCCCTGGGCCCGCTCCTCCTCGCCGCGACCGACCGCGGCCTGGTGCGGGTGGCCTACGAGCGAGAGGAGTTCGAGCAGGTGCTCGACACCATCGCCCGACGGGTCAGCCCGCGCATCCTGCGCACCCCTGCGCGTCTGGACGAGGTGGCCCGCGAACTCGACGAGTACTTCGCCGGGCACCGCCGGACCTTCGACCTGGCGCTGGACCACTCGCTGTCGGCGGGGTTCCGCGCGGAGGTGCACCGCAACCTGCCGACGATCGGCTACGGCCGCACGGCGTCGTACGGCGAGGTCGCGGCGCTGGTCGGCCGGCCCCGAGCGGTGCGCGCGGTGGGCACGGCGTGCGCGACGAACCCCCTGCCGATCGTGGTCCCGTGCCACCGGGTCGTCCGCAGCGACGGCTCGCTCGGCGGTTACGTCGGGGGAGTTGAGGCCAAGACGACGCTGCTGACCCTGGAAGGAGCCGCCTGATGAACCACTGGCAGCGCCGGGTCGACGGCGGCGACTGGGGCGGCATCGCAGCCGAGCTCGACGAGTACGGCGGTGCGCTGCTCCCGCAACTCCTCGACCCCGAAGAGGCGGCGCGGATCCGTGCGTTGTACCCACGCGACGAGCTGTTCCGCAGCACGGTCAACATGGGTCGGCACCGGTTCGGGGACGGCGAATACCGTTACTTCGCAACGCCGTACCCGAAGCCGATCGAGCGGCTGAAGCAGGCGCTGTACCCGCACCTGCTGCCGATCGCTCGTGACTGGTGGACCAGGCTCGGCCGCGAACCGGTGTGGCCGGACACGCTCGATGAGTGGCTGGCGCAGTGCCACGCCGCCGGACAGACGAAGTCGACGGCGATCCTGCTGAGGTATGGCGCGCAGGACTGGAACGCACTGCACCGAGACCTGTACGGCGACCTGGTGTTCCCGCTCCAGGTCGTGATCAATCTCAACGATCCGGGGGTCGACCACACCGGCGGCGAGTTCCTGCTCCTGGAACAGCGGCCGCGCGCCCAATCACGCGGCACCGCAACGTTGCTGCCGCACGGCCATGGATACGTCTTCACGACCCGGGACCGGCCGGTGCGGTCCGCGCGGGGCTGGTCGGCGGCGCCGGTGCGACACGGGGTCTCCGCCATACGATCCGGCGAGCGACACACCCTGGCCCTGGTGTTCCACGATGCCGCCTGAGCAGCAGGACCGGACGGCTTCCGGTGCCGGGGGGTTCACGCTGCTCGGCCCGGACCGGGTGCCCTACCGCTCGGACACTCCCGGGCTGCTCGGCGGCAACGGACGCCTGCACATCTACGGCCGGCTGGACTGCCCGTCCGCGCTGCGCGCCCTCGGGAAGGGCTACGCAAGGCACCGGGTCTTCTTCGCCGACGAGTCCACCGCGATCGCGGCCGGCTACCGGCCGTGCGGAAACTGTCTGCGGGAGAAGTACCGGGTGTGGAAGGCGGCGTCCCGGACGGCGATCCCCAGCGATTCCTCACCCGCGGGTGACAGCCTGAACGGATGAGCACCGTCACGGTCCTGCTCGTGGCCGGGTGGGCGATCTTCTGGCTGTACTGGCTGTTCGCCGCCTTCTCGATGAAGCGGGGTCACGTGCCTTGGTCCCGCGAGCTGGGCATCCGGGTCGTGGTCGCGGGTGTGGTGATCGTCCTCTACCGGTTGGGGGTCTTCCGGCACTACGACCGCAACACCGAACTGTGGCGCGGCGTTCTCGGGTTGGTGCTGCTGGCGATCGGGCTCGGATTCGCCGTCTGGGCGCGCCTGCACATCGGCCGGAACTGGGGAATGCCGATGACGCAGCACCAGGAACCCGAGCTCGTGACGAGCGGTCCGTATCGGCGGGTGCGTCATCCCATCTACTCCGGGCTCCTGCTCGGAGTGGTCGGGACCGCCGTCGCGCTGAGCTGGACGTGGCTGATCGCCGCGGCGCTCGCCGGGATCTATTTCGTCTACAGCGCGACCGTGGAGGAGCACTATCTCGCGAAGCAGTTCCCGGACACCTACCCCGCGTACCGGCACTCGACCAAGATGCTCGTGCCGTA of Flexivirga oryzae contains these proteins:
- a CDS encoding 2OG-Fe(II) oxygenase, with amino-acid sequence MNHWQRRVDGGDWGGIAAELDEYGGALLPQLLDPEEAARIRALYPRDELFRSTVNMGRHRFGDGEYRYFATPYPKPIERLKQALYPHLLPIARDWWTRLGREPVWPDTLDEWLAQCHAAGQTKSTAILLRYGAQDWNALHRDLYGDLVFPLQVVINLNDPGVDHTGGEFLLLEQRPRAQSRGTATLLPHGHGYVFTTRDRPVRSARGWSAAPVRHGVSAIRSGERHTLALVFHDAA
- a CDS encoding SDR family NAD(P)-dependent oxidoreductase, producing the protein MRRSKVSGKVAAITGAGSGIGRALAVELARRGASVAISDLDETGLAETASLLDGPSHTSVVDVSARDAVLSWADEVKGRFGRVNQIYNNAGIAWNRHVLDSKWADYERVLAVNLNGVIHGTHAFLPHLVASGDGAVVNVSSINGVISQPGLSQYCAAKFGVRGFTEALRTEMILTGQPVHVSVVHPGGVATAISSSATRIAEEAGEELTAGQRARERIYREKLLRMPPSKAARIIVDGVERAKPRIRVGGDAVVLDLMTRLAPGFATYLTVPLERKLFGPASGIEEAVAAGPSVNVSLPD
- a CDS encoding Ada metal-binding domain-containing protein, which gives rise to MPPEQQDRTASGAGGFTLLGPDRVPYRSDTPGLLGGNGRLHIYGRLDCPSALRALGKGYARHRVFFADESTAIAAGYRPCGNCLREKYRVWKAASRTAIPSDSSPAGDSLNG
- a CDS encoding YajQ family cyclic di-GMP-binding protein: MADSSFDIVSKTDKQEVSNALNQAAKEISTRYDFRNVGAVLEWSGEKIVMKANSEERTLAVLDVFQTKLVKRGVSLKSLELSHDGEPQLSGKDYRLEATLKNGISQENAKKISKIIRDEGPKSVKSRIEGDELRVTSKSRDDLQEVQRLLKAADLDVALQFTNYR
- a CDS encoding methylated-DNA--[protein]-cysteine S-methyltransferase produces the protein MNTHDNPALDLASALPVHTDELDLLRSRLAERAGHDGLLDVAYRTIDTPLGPLLLAATDRGLVRVAYEREEFEQVLDTIARRVSPRILRTPARLDEVARELDEYFAGHRRTFDLALDHSLSAGFRAEVHRNLPTIGYGRTASYGEVAALVGRPRAVRAVGTACATNPLPIVVPCHRVVRSDGSLGGYVGGVEAKTTLLTLEGAA
- a CDS encoding EamA family transporter, with protein sequence MSATALSLVLTAAVLHAVWNIAAKRVGGGSYAFVFSYSLLSALLWSPLGIAVLLVSGDGLTRTLLLASLLSGALHIVYGLTLQTGYRKADLSVVYPVARGTGPLITMLFAIVVLADRPGAVAVAGGFVIVAGVAVVASARSADAPQLHAAPAWRGVRWGAATGLAIAAYTLWDDHAMTHLALLPIPYFWLGTAWQAGLMVPGLRGRRAELRYVLRAHWRETLCVALLSPLAYVLVLQAMTTTSVALVAPARESSIVVGSLLAWKLFHEPAPARKFAGAVVVLAGIALIAV
- a CDS encoding methyltransferase family protein, whose translation is MSTVTVLLVAGWAIFWLYWLFAAFSMKRGHVPWSRELGIRVVVAGVVIVLYRLGVFRHYDRNTELWRGVLGLVLLAIGLGFAVWARLHIGRNWGMPMTQHQEPELVTSGPYRRVRHPIYSGLLLGVVGTAVALSWTWLIAAALAGIYFVYSATVEEHYLAKQFPDTYPAYRHSTKMLVPYVF
- a CDS encoding MFS transporter, whose amino-acid sequence is MGVPAVTEPRPLAMSEPAGRRLLATTVLGSGMGFLDGTIANVALPHIGDDLGADLAGLQWVVNGYTLSLASLILLGGSLGDRLGRKRVYAWGVAGFAVASVLVAVSPTIGMLVLARILQGVAAAALTPGSLALIQSSFRQEDRMRAVGAWTGTLGIATAGGPVVGGWLVGIDWRLAFWINVPLAVIVLVLLRSAPESRDPHKMAEIDWRAVVLAPIALAGLTWGLTAWPDSGASATTVLSLVVGVVAGMAFVVAELRESHPMVPPALFASRDFSVINVVTLFVYAALSGSMLFLAIFLQVSAGWSPLEAGAATVPISVLMFFLASRFGALATKFGPRSLMVGGAAVLAAGFASLAFAPNDASYLTQILPGVVVIGLGLSILVAPLTGTVLAAVPDSQSGLASGINNAVSRTASLIAVAVLPLLTGLSGTAYQNPEAVGDAYRASMWWCVALVLVGGGLTLVGLRRRSGAPTGAT
- a CDS encoding RNA polymerase sigma factor → MKQPFENAIDAHGPTVLRVCRAVLGATVDADDAWSETFVAALRAWPELPEHTNVEAWLVRVAHRKAIDVVRANRRHAVPTDELPATAPSTEGVPHDGDPDLWSAVAALPERQRLAVAYHYVGGLTHGDTAELIGGTADAVRRAAADGIRALRKTYASSATQEGKR